From a region of the Trichoderma atroviride chromosome 6, complete sequence genome:
- a CDS encoding uncharacterized protein (EggNog:ENOG41) has product MHLLEAAGLHLEGCSAEQPPPPSGDRTLVVRRKLYAIGCHFNLWMSFELGRTRVKLPTATTKLPLADLSNEQGKRDIFSFLALSESLDYEHRQSVPELEQTLLDIMSIQDLAAPMVLTQCNLMLCVIRRLQYLGLVLSGSVLDGFAQVARQGLRATRQNVVGHSPWHQVANVPFQIICTLLSMDNQVAMGLLPDAVQTLREVATAYNTDVMREASSTAILLVKMHQRRKEQDAKALNDIVMAAAAAAAAADDAESRNTQITNEAASAALLQNDSLASDSSAQWWPQDSFLGLGLEGLPLDPLLMMQDSWPAPTFG; this is encoded by the coding sequence ATGCACCTGCTTGAGGCAGCCGGGCTGCATCTAGAGGGGTGCTCAGCGGAacaacctcctcctccatctggCGACAGGACTTTGGTAGTCAGGCGGAAACTATacgccattggctgccaCTTTAACCTGTGGATGTCTTTCGAACTCGGCCGCACGCGCGTCAAGCTGCCAACAGCGACGACCAAGCTGCCACTTGCCGACTTGTCAAATGagcaaggaaaaagggacattttcagcttcttggcgcTTTCTGAGAGCCTAGACTACGAGCACAGGCAGAGCGTcccggagctggagcaaaCCCTCCTCGACATCATGAGCATTCAAGACCTGGCGGCGCCCATGGTACTAACGCAGTGTAACCTGATGCTCTGCGTAATCCGGCGTCTGCAGTACTTGGGGCTCGTCCTCTCGGGTAGCGTGCTGGACGGCTTTGCCCAGGTCGCACGGCAGGGGCTTCGCGCCACGCGCCAGAACGTGGTCGGCCACTCGCCCTGGCACCAGGTAGCCAACGTGCCCTTCCAGATCATTTGCACGCTGCTGTCTATGGACAATCAGGTTGCCATGGGGCTGCTGCCAGATGCGGTCCAGACGTTGCGCGAGGTGGCGACGGCGTATAACACGGATGTCATGCGAGAAGCTTCCAGCACGGCCATACTGCTCGTCAAGATGCACCAGCGGCGGAAGGAACAAGATGCCAAGGCGTTGAATGATATCgtcatggcggcggcggcggcggcggcggcggcggacgACGCAGAGTCGAGAAACACGCAGATCACCAACGAAGCGGCGTCAGCGGCCCTCCTGCAGAATGACTCGCTGGCATCAGACTCATCCGCTCAGTGGTGGCCCCAGGACTCTTTCCTCGGTCTA
- a CDS encoding uncharacterized protein (EggNog:ENOG41) — translation MSLASIISRDEMRFLTEVYFEKIDLYYPFLDRTHLTRQMEMVWPPGLAGANTLGLPEAILCGVAALGCLFSDKQPSMKESQLLETARVILDHHNQVYTPSIELITA, via the coding sequence ATGTCTTTAGCAAGCATCATATCTCGCGACGAGATGCGTTTCCTGACAGAAGTTTACTTTGAAAAGATAGATCTGTACTACCCATTCTTGGACCGAACCCATCTTACCCGGCAAATGGAAATGGTATGGCCACCTGGTCTTGCTGGAGCCAACACACTCGGCCTCCCTGAAGCTATTCTGTGCGGAGTAGCTGCTCTGGGGTGTCTGTTCTCTGACAAGCAGCCCAGTATGAAGGAGAGCCAACTACTAGAAACCGCGCGCGTCATCTTGGACCATCACAATCAGGTGTATACTCCATCCATCGAGCTCATCACGGCTTGA
- a CDS encoding uncharacterized protein (EggNog:ENOG41~TransMembrane:1 (i95-118o)) has product MIFSDSKWAELCKNTQGLVPAKIGDDAWILITVSISRSTHICPNFANIIFIKAATVAASPSTEPLDEFYGYLTKHEPAFATDASRNQLSVRFRDILLKLITLVGAPQVLCVVMSLAAAEGHAAARSEKSSLNDKWYVLPFEQKNRVLQACLTLFSHRKPGNLDVEALCKRGENTMKVIYGPYLLPKIFNTWGSHKEDVNLDETFAVYGLYLSDFEILTPLEAEAVVYATISCLGLGGPGNWHLRGMGRMLGARGSDGDSAEEREVKCQLNNLREAVMSVVRFVGDEFAERARLEKWATVESMLDQFGGWGEDAWTRNDLPQKISLN; this is encoded by the coding sequence ATGATTTTCAGCGATTCCAAGTGGGCTGAGCTCTGTAAGAATACACAGGGCTTAGTCCCAGCGAAGATAGGGGATGACGCTTGGATCTTAATTACCGTAAGTATCTCGAGATCAACGCATATCTGCCCCAACTTTGCTAACATAATCTTCATCAAGGCAGCAACAGTAGCGGCTTCCCCGTCTACCGAGCCCCTGGATGAGTTCTATGGGTATCTGACCAAGCACGAGCCGGCATTCGCAACAGATGCATCCCGGAACCAGCTCTCTGTACGGTTTCGTGATATCCTGCTTAAGCTCATCACCCTCGTGGGGGCTCCCCAGGTTCTGTGCGTGGTGATGTCGCTAGCTGCGGCGGAAGGACACGCAGCAGCCAGGTCGGAGAAGAGCTCACTTAACGATAAGTGGTACGTGCTCCCCTTTGAGCAAAAGAATCGAGTCTTGCAAGCCTGTCTGACCCTTTTCTCCCATAGGAAGCCTGGCAACCTCGATGTAGAAGCTCTCTGTAAGCGTGGAGAGAATACCATGAAGGTCATCTACGGTCCATATCTCCTACCCAAGATATTCAACACCTGGGGCAGCCACAAGGAGGACGTCAATCTTGACGAGACCTTCGCCGTGTATGGCCTTTACCTCTCCGACTTTGAGATACTGACACCtctcgaggccgaggccgtaGTGTACGCTACCATCTCCTGTCTGGGGCTGGGCGGGCCCGGCAACTGGCACCTACGCGGCATGGGACGGATGCTCGGTGCACGGGGCAGTGATGGCGACAGCGCCGAGGAGAGGGAAGTAAAATGTCAACTGAACAACCTGAGGGAGGCAGTCATGTCTGTTGTCCGTTTTGTCGGTGATGAATTTGCTGAAAGGGCAAGGCTCGAGAAGTGGGCTACTGTGGAGAGCATGCTGGATCAGTTCGGCGGCTGGGGAGAAGATGCGTGGACAAGAAATGATTTGCCCCAAAAAATAAGCCTGAATTGA
- a CDS encoding uncharacterized protein (EggNog:ENOG41~SECRETED:SignalP(1-19)) — MLYLRLLGSAIAFTGVVKAQVNLGTALSFAVLGGSAVTNTGPSIISGNVGVYPGSAISGFPPGVVVNGVIHMTDAVAAQAQADVTTAYNVAAGLPPDTDLTGQDLGGMTLVAGVYSFSTSAQLTGALVLDGQGDSSSVWVFQIGTTLTTATASSVILIGGASPCNVFWQVGSSATIGMALCATNDNNNNNNYYNYCNSHRYYYYNNHSYYYYNSHRFYNNYSYYYYNSHRFYYSYYNSYRYNYYNSHRFYYNNSYYNSYYNSHRFYYNNSYYNSHRYNYYNSYRYYNYYNN; from the exons ATGCTCTATTTACGCTTGCTCGGATCCGCGATTGCCTTCACTGGCGTTGTCAAAGCCCAAGTTAATCTAGGGACCGCCTTGTCATTTGCAGTCCTGGGTGGATCCGCCGTAACCAACACCGGTCCCTCGATAATCAGTGGCAACGTTGGTGTCTATCCTGGGTCAGCCATATCAGGCTTTCCTCCCGGCGTAGTCGTCAACGGAGTAATCCATATGACAGATGCAGTTGCAGCGCAGGCACAGGCAGATGTGACAACTGCTTACAATGTAGCGGCTGGTTTACCGCCTGACACTGACCTGACTGGCCAGGACCTGGGCGGTATGACGCTTGTTGCAGGTGTCTATTCCTTCTCTACCAGTGCGCAGCTTACTGGTGCTCTCGTACTTGACGGCCAAGGCGACTCAAGTAGTGTCTGGGTTTTCCAAATAGGCACAACGCTGACCACGGCAACCGCTTCTTCTGTGATTCTTATCGGCGGCGCCTCGCCCTGCAACGTCTTCTGGCAGGTGGGCAGCTCAGCTACTATTG GAATGGCGCT CTGTGCCAccaacgacaacaacaacaacaataacTACTACAACTACTGCAACAGCCACAGATACTACTACTACAACAACCAcagctactactactacaaCAGCCACAGATTCTACAACAACTAcagctactactactacaaCAGCCACAGATTCTACTACAGCTACTACAACAGCTACAGATACAACTACTACAACAGCCACAGATTCTACTACAACAACAGCTACTACAACAGCTACTACAACAGCCATAGATTCTACTACAACAACAGCTACTACAACAGCCACAGATACAACTACTACAACAGCTACAGATACTACAACTACTACAACAATTAA
- a CDS encoding uncharacterized protein (TransMembrane:6 (i32-53o73-95i116-137o157-181i188-208o233-253i)), with translation MDSLRIFKQRSVSGDNNRNRDRFHPSTIQKHLIASAGEFVGTFFFLWFAYAGSMQYIKQATLSPPSGGISDTTVFFIAHVYSFSLLVNVWAFYRISGGLFNPAVTLGMCLAGTLPWVRAAFLVPAQIIASMCAGGLARCMFPGDLAVANSVLSSDTSIVRGLFIEMFFTAFLVFVVLMLSAERSKDTFIAPIGIGLALFVAMLAGTSYTGASLNPVRSFGCAVATPSFPGYEWIYWLGPFMGALVAAGFYRFVKLSHYEEANPNREETDHPTGDQP, from the exons atggacTCTTTAAGGATTTTCAAGCAGCGCTCAGTGTCTGGCGACAATAACCGCAACCGTGATCGCTTTCACCCTAGCACAATACAGAAGCATCTCATTGCATCAGCTGGGGAGTTTGTTGGaactttctttttcctaTGGTTCGCTTACGCTGGCAGCATGCAATACATAAAGCAGGCTACCTTGTCACCACCCTCTGGGGGAATAAGCGATACAACtgtcttcttcattgcgCACGTATACAGCTTCTCCCTACTCGTCAATGTCTGGGCGTTTTACCGTATAAGTGGTGGTCTGTTTAATCCTGCA GTAACGCTCGGCATGTGTTTGGCGGGGACGCTACCTTGGGTGCGAGCCGCCTTCTTAGTCCCAGCACAAATCATCGCCAGCATGTGTGCAGGCGGTCTAGCACGCTGCATGTTCCCAGGTGACCTTGCCGTGGCCAACAGTGTTCTCTCAAGCGACACATCGATCGTACGAGGTCTCTTCATTGAGATGTTTTTTACAGCCTTCCTTGTATTCGTTGTATTAATGCTCTCTGCCGAGCGTTCTAAAGACACTTTTATCGCACCCATCGGTATCGGATTAGCGCTGTTTGTTGCCATGCTAGCTG GGACTTCTTACACCGGCGCATCACTCAATCCAGTTCGCAGTTTCGGATGTGCCGTCGCGACGCCTAGTTTCCCTGGTTATGAGTGGATCTACTGGCTTGGTCCATTTATGGGCGCTTTGGTGGCTGCAGGTTTCTACCGTTTTGTCAAGTTGTCTCATTACGAAGAAGCAAATCCCAACCGGGAGGAGACGGACCATCCCACCGGCGACCAGCCATAA
- a CDS encoding uncharacterized protein (EggNog:ENOG41), translated as MSQKVVTRHLVLDQLSRVSLLRGQSGTGGPSAALPIKNVLTHPINSTSEENASVFFIGTATTVLEWRGFRILTDPNFLHAGDHVHLGPGVTSQRRTNPAVELDKLPHLNCILLSHYHEDHFDRIVEDSLNRNFPIITTPHAKGCLTSSSRSEPFKSVYALDFFESMLLECRNSGKTEKDESRTSAIKVTGMPGKHIPPGPISKLNDFLNAVPPTNGWLLELGWVTGTRDIRDNPASEFDAGYRIYISGDTLFVDELQEIPKWLEGKQVDLMLIHLGGTTIPSALAPLVMVTMDAKQGLQLIRLVNPDITIPIHYDDYDVFLSPLSDFMKEIEHAGLQNRVVYLNRGEQYQFTVQ; from the coding sequence ATGTCACAAAAGGTGGTAACACGCCATCTAGTCCTTGACCAGTTGTCTAGAGTCTCACTGCTCAGAGGTCAAAGTGGAACTGGAGGTCCATCAGCCGCATTACCCATCAAGAATGTCCTTACACACCCTATCAATTCAACTAGCGAAGAAAACGCCAGCGTTTTCTTCATCGGAACTGCTACTACAGTTCTTGAATGGCGTGGTTTCCGCATTTTGACTGATCCGAATTTTCTACATGCAGGGGACCATGTGCATCTTGGACCTGGAGTAACTTCACAAAGAAGGACAAATCCAGCTGTTGAACTGGATAAATTACCTCATTTGAATTGCATTTTACTGTCCCACTACCATGAGGATCATTTTGATCGGATAGTCGAAGATTCGCTCAATAGGAACTTCCCTATTATTACGACCCCGCATGCGAAAGGATGTCTGACCTCTTCATCTAGATCAGAGCCTTTCAAGTCTGTTTATGCCCTCGATTTCTTTGAAAGCATGCTTTTGGAATGCCGAAACAGCGGCAAGACAGAAAAAGACGAATCAAGGACATCTGCGATAAAAGTAACCGGCATGCCAGGAAAACATATCCCTCCCGGCCCTATCTCAAAGTTGAACGACTTTTTGAATGCTGTACCGCCCACAAATGGATGGCTCCTTGAGCTGGGCTGGGTAACTGGTACAAGAGACATCCGTGACAATCCAGCTTCCGAATTCGATGCAGGCTACCGCATCTATATATCTGGTGATACATTATTTGTCGACGAGTTACAGGAGATTCCAAAGTGGCTTGAAGGGAAGCAAGTTGATCTTATGCTAATTCATCTTGGAGGCACCACAATTCCAAGCGCCCTCGCTCCGTTGGTAATGGTGACTATGGATGCCAAACAAGGGCTCCAGTTGATTCGTCTTGTTAACCCAGATATCACAATTCCTATACATTACGACGACTATGatgtttttctttcgccATTGTCAGACTTTATGAAAGAGATCGAGCATGCTGGGCTACAGAACCGAGTCGTCTACCTCAATAGAGGAGAGCAATACCAATTCACTGTACAATAA
- a CDS encoding uncharacterized protein (EggNog:ENOG41) gives MRRYVPIQPASSASRENLESSESSSGNASTTKRRRIGVSIACNACRRRKIRCDGLRPNCSNCKDSPEPCIYRNDSELSHDSKLLLLEVIRLLNSIPDDETLERLRVLRREIDTSVILTILRQDVDSSQQPLDKSESSSEGGDPFQVLELSSQYPNVYPMVPHRSMETLRETTYQQLIVGGRGRHQSTPAQTEDPNPIDSVSEIYDPRLSRLNIHLWTKVPISSELAARTITLYLETDHPLLGFFEPDLFLSDLIEGKTKYCSSLLVNSLLYWASQMNIAQGSDDSSFTLQFCAEAEQLWRTQKETDCILNLIAAQFLSLGYLGQGRDHVVLSYASEASRMAVRLGLFGVQEDNPALQEISILSKESRKAYMYAAWGSFNCATYMSLFYRQPGLVPPECPPHLPVPEIQENKDSENKKTEDIDYKGGVFPQLCHFWSILHEVALLYAGNEKPSTDSRSLRFAEYKFRELLAWSNSLPNDLCRNDQNPHYVQVMHIWLHASILDIFRYGVSGPLRHSHLRTFSSPESSADRVYNASVHQLKHLVMNYRLKFSSSSYSILWHAALIYLANALLYQPKEEDWVFYFLLCVYGYERLHTHWRVTKSISTALLSLALRKGDISSTAARHILTDLDQSTTSDADPLDEAIRAGFMADLDLEGPISNSTTVENLAYDIDDNLLLEEFTNASGLE, from the exons ATGCGTCGATATGTGCCTATCCAGCCCGCTAGCTCTGCTAGTCGCGAGAACCTTGAAAGCTCTGAATCCAGTTCGGGTAATGCGTCAACAACCAAGCGACGCCGTATAGGCGTGTCTATAGCCTGTAACGCCTGTCGTCGTAGGAAAATTAGG TGCGACGGGTTACGGCCGAACTGTTCGAACTGTAAAGACAGTCCCGAACCCTGTATTTACAGAAATGATTCCGAATTGTCCCACGACTCAAAGTTACTCTTGCTTGAAGTCATACGTCTCTTGAATTCCATTCCCGATGATGAAACGCTAGAGAGGTTACGAGTTCTAAGGAGAGAGATTGATACCTCAGTTATTTTAACAATATTGAGGCAGGATGTTGACTCCAGCCAACAACCTTTAGACAAGTCTGAATCAAGTTCTGAAGGGGGAGACCCGTTTCAAGTCCTGGAACTCTCTTCTCAGTACCCCAACGTATACCCTATGGTACCTCATCGGAGCATGGAAACTTTGCGGGAGACAACCTATCAGCAGCTTATTGTGGGAGGCAGGGGCAGGCACCAATCGACCCCAGCGCAAACCGAAGATCCAAACCCAATAGATTCAGTTTCAGAAATCTATGACCCACGTCTTTCCAGGTTGAATATTCATTTATGGACCAAGGTGCCGATATCTAGCGAGCTTGCTGCGCGGACTATCACCTTGTACCTTGAAACCGACCACCCTCTTTTAGGCTTTTTCGAGCCTGATCTATTTTTATCGGATCTCATAGAGGGCAAGACCAAATATTGCTCTTCGCTGCTAGTCAACTCTCTGCTATACTGGGCAAGT CAAATGAATATTGCACAGGGATCTGATGATAGTTCATTCACACTCCAGTTTTGTGCGGAAGCAGAACAGCTATGGCGTACGCAAAAAGAGACTGACTGCATACTAAACCTAATAGCAGCGCAATTTCTGAGTTTAGGATACCTAGGCCAGGGACGGGATCACGTAGTTTTGTCATACGCCTCCGAGGCCTCTCGCATGGCTGTTCGACTGGGCTTATTCGGGGTCCAAGAAGACAATCCTGCGCTCCAAGAAATATCCATACTATCAAAGGAGTCCAGGAAGGCTTATATGTATGCGGCCTGGGGTTCTTTCAATTGTGCAAC CTATATGTCTTTGTTTTATCGCCAACCGGGTTTAGTACCTCCAGAATGCCCTCCACATTTACCAGTGCCCGAAATTCAGGAAAATAAGGACTCtgagaacaagaagactGAAGATATCGACTACAAGGGAGGCGTGTTTCCGCAATTATGCCACTTTTGGTCCATTTTGCATGAAGTCGCATTGCTGTACGCCGGAAATGAGAAGCCCTCCACTGACTCAAGAAGCCTACGTTTTGCGGAGTATAAATTTCGCGAGTTATTAGCATGGAGCAATAGTTTGCCAAACGACCTCTGCCGAAACGACCAAAATCCGCATTATGTTCAGGTTATGCA TATTTGGCTACATGCATCTATCCTCGATATATTCAGATACGGAGTTTCCGGTCCATTACGTCACAGTCATTTGCGAACCTTTAGCAGCCCAGAGAGCTCTGCGGACAGGGTTTACAATGCATCAGTCCACCAACTAAAACACCTTGTAATGAACTATAGGCTGaaattctcttcttcatcttacTCTATTTTGTGGCATGCTGCCTTAATTTACCTTGCAAACGCGCTTTTATACcaaccaaaagaagaggattgGGTGTTTTACTTTTTGCTTTGCGTATACGGCTACGAGCGACTCCACACGCATTGGCGTGTTACAAAGTCGATTTCCACTGCCCTCTTATCCCTGGCATTGCGGAAAGGGGATATCTCAAGTACTGCAGCACGGCACATCCTAACAGATCTGGATCAAAGTACAACCTCCGATGCAGATCCTTTGGATGAGGCTATAAGAGCAGGTTTTATGGCAGATTTAGATCTTGAAGGTCCTATCTCGAACTCTACGACGGTAGAGAATCTAGCCTATGATATTGACGATAATCTCTTGCTAGAGGAATTTACCAATGCTTCTGGATTAGAATAA
- a CDS encoding uncharacterized protein (EggNog:ENOG41~SECRETED:SignalP(1-17)), which translates to MKSVLAIITLAIGLASADTLSIDLHAGSCSDTAFQTFTIGNIGECHPAHEAFNFYVQHDIAQSFFGRNLGIRAFRNGDCSGPSSTNSLSNARSCVGAEGASFMLTTIN; encoded by the coding sequence ATGAAGTCCGTTCTGGCTATCATTACGCTCGCTATTGGCCTTGCCAGTGCTGATACTTTGAGCATTGATCTGCACGCCGGAAGTTGCTCTGATACTGCTTTCCAAACTTTCACAATTGGAAATATTGGTGAATGCCACCCTGCTCATGAAGCATTCAACTTTTATGTTCAGCACGACATCGCCCAGAGTTTCTTCGGCCGAAACCTTGGTATCCGGGCCTTCCGCAACGGCGACTGCTCTGGCCCTTCCAGCACCAACTCATTATCTAATGCTCGCTCCTGCGTTGGAGCTGAAGGAGCTAGCTTTATGCTCACGACCATCAACTAA